The following proteins are encoded in a genomic region of Peromyscus eremicus chromosome 14, PerEre_H2_v1, whole genome shotgun sequence:
- the Tmem229b gene encoding transmembrane protein 229B, producing the protein MASAEPLTALSRWYLYAIHGYFCEVMFTAAWEFVVNFNWKFPGVTSVWALFIYGTSILIVERMYLRLRGRCPLLVRCLIYTLWTYLWEFTTGFILRQFNACPWDYSQFDFDFMGLITLEYAVPWFCGALIMEQFIIRNTLRLRFDKDAEPGEPASPPALANGHVKTD; encoded by the coding sequence ATGGCTTCTGCCGAGCCCCTGACAGCACTGTCCCGTTGGTACCTGTATGCCATCCACGGCTACTTCTGCGAGGTGATGTTCACGGCGGCCTGGGAGTTCGTGGTGAATTTTAACTGGAAGTTCCCGGGGGTCACGAGCGTGTGGGCCCTCTTCATCTACGGCACCTCCATCCTGATCGTGGAGCGCATGTACCTGCGCCTACGGGGCCGCTGTCCTCTGCTGGTGCGCTGCCTCATCTACACGCTCTGGACCTACCTGTGGGAGTTCACCACGGGCTTCATTCTGCGCCAGTTCAACGCCTGTCCCTGGGACTACTCCCAGTTCGACTTTGACTTCATGGGTCTCATCACCCTGGAGTACGCTGTGCCCTGGTTCTGTGGGGCCCTCATCATGGAGCAGTTCATCATCCGCAACACCCTCCGCCTACGCTTTGACAAGGATGCAGAGCCCGGGGAGCCTGCCAGTCCGCCAGCCCTGGCCAATGGCCACGTGAAGACCGACTGA